tttgtaaattttgattgtatatgttttgttatgaggccttgtgccCTCTCACGTgcatttgtatttccgctgcgtagtttataactctgtatggttttgaggagttaagtctttttaaaacgcaaacgtcgacactggaaccacgatccatgcttggcatgttgatttgagaagccggcgacgaattattccgccgtgacatagctttgataggccattggtgcctttactttattagtttttgaattaacttttgttttctaCAAAGACGCAcaattttaaggcagatgctgccaaaatttccactcactcacctttttaagttaataattaaagtttatttaaaattcttttcctttttcttttatgtaacacccgaatttcctcccgtcctttacggttttggtttcgttaaggggccggaaattctggggtgttacaccAAGTCAGCCATGGTGTTGAACAATTGTTGTGAGTCATTTAATTCGGTTTCGAGGGAGTGTAGAAACAAACCTATATTGAGCATGATGGAGTGGATAAGAAGATATGTCATGGCAAGGGCTTTCAACAAAAGGGAAGGCCAATGAGTGATGGTGTTCCAAAACAAGCCATAAAGAAGAAAAGGGGAAAAATGAGCCAAAGTCAAGAAGAAATCAACAACAACTCCTCACAACCAGTAGATTCATCTCAAACATCTCACACTTGAATTTAGTAGCTCTGAAGTTTGTTTGTTAAacattattactttttattgCTTAGTCAATGACTTTATATGTATTTTCATGTTATGGATGACATTATGCATTATGAGAATTGGTTGAATGCTtaacaaatggatgatatgCAAGCTGCACAGTATAAAATGGatacaaaaagaaaaacatcTAACATATTTGATTCAATACTACAAGTTTACATTAACAAATGGAGGAAAACAGATAAACAACTGATGAGTTTGGTTGAATACTTCAAAAGTACATATTGAAATTGAGGCAAAAGCataaacaaccaacaaaacAACCAAACTAGTCCATCATCTTAAATACAGttcctaaaaataaaacaaccaaaagagccaaaaattgacatttgctgcagtttttggGCACCTTCAACCTCCCAACATGCCAACCGTCTGATTTGTCATACACCGACCTACTCAACCGACTCCTCAGCACAATCAATTCATTCATCAATTCCTTCTTCACCTCCACCAACTCATTAATAGTTACCCTTTGCCACTTTACTTGATCCGCATCAATCCACCTGAAGAACGAGCAACCCCTTCTTCCACTTTCAATGTCATATAATTTACAAGCCATGAACCTACGCCCAGGATTTTTGGGGGTCCAGGACCTCATTATCGCAATTCGCAACCCACAGTAGCATCTACAATGTTGTGAGTTTCCAATGGCACGAGAACAACCACTAGAAGAAGACATAATAAATGGAAGATCAAAGCATCAACCTTTGAAAACCCTAGAAATTGAACTTCAAAGcaaagagagagaaggagaagaatGATTTCAAATGGGATTTGAGGGTGTAAATGGAGTGTTTATGGAAGTTGAAAAGAAAGGAGCGTGTATTATAAGGAAATTGCAAACACGCGCATGTTTTTGGAGGTCAAAACGCAAAGTCAACGTCGGAATTTGGACAAAACCCACCGGAATTCCAATTAAGGTGTctaatttaacaaaaagtgtcttaaaaggtgtttatttgcaaaaaaaattttaaaaggtgtttctttacaaaaaccgggttttaaaaggtgtttgttTACAATTTTCCCTTATATTAATGACTTGAATGAAAGATATAAAAATGAAAGTTAAAATATTATTCTtctgtaaatatttttttgggaatttttcattttttaatcttattttcaATCTCATtccttttaacaaataaaaatctgACTTTGTTTAGGCCAAAGTCTCAATCGCATGTACCAAACACTTCTTAGAGATTGTGGTATAATTAAGCCACGAGGCTTGGTGTTCGACAGAGACTTGATTAGACTTGTGCAACGAGACAAAACTTGTGCTATAGTCGCGACTCTGCGTATCTAGAAGGGCACGTGATCCCCATTGTAAACCCTTTGCGCTATGTAATATTTGTTCATTTGTGCAGTCGTCAAAGGTGGTTTTACGTAAAGGAAGGTCGTATAGGAACAACAATCCTCATAATCAACACTGATGACATCCTATAGGTAAAGGGGTGAGATAATTAGTCCTTATGTAAGTCATGGTAATTTAAAAAtctcacatatttaaattttatggtGTAAATTCTAAGTGATAGAgagaataataaatttcaattagtaaaccaattttcaataaaaaattattaatcggttAAAATCAATCTAATGAAGtcaataaaaacaaaaccataatGATTTACATAAAACATGCACTATGAAAATTGCTATGTCAGGCACCACTTCGAGAGAAAACACAAACTTAATGACAAAATCACAAAATCGATGGGAAAGAtcgtcattttttttattttatagtcACCTCTATATTAATGAATGACGAAAATACCTCTAGATTTAAAATAGCAAtaatcattataataataataataaaaacaatatttaataataataataattattattattattattgtaataaaaataataataatgataataaaaataatatttaaaaaataaataacaataataataataataataataataataataataataaaaataatattttaaaaaatttaaaaaataaaaaataaaaaataaaaaatattaaagggGTGAGTCGCGTGCGACTAAGCCGCGGTTGAGTCGcaggttttgtgcgactcaccccttcaattttttttttaattattattattattattattgttgttattattattttttttaatattattttaaattttttttattatcattattattattattattattattattattgttattattattattattattatagtccaggattattattattattatagtccaAGAGCAATATtgtcaattcattaaaataaagggtggcgataaaatgaaaaggatggcgatgtttaaggattgtgAAACCGATATACtggtcgtttattttatttcattttcattttctagAAAATTAATAGAAGTATATGATTTGGATCATCTTAATTTTACCCCTTTTTCCTAAAGAATTGCTACATATTAAATAATGTTAATGGTCGGAAAAGTGTTGTTTAATAGGGAGTTAAAGAGTTGATAAATTTGTACTTGGATGAAAATATGAATTACTAGTTAGATGACAAATAAAGAGATAATAATATAAGGGTAGCAAAAttgtaataaatattttaagaggaactaaaataaataaaaactgtAATCATATCAAAAGgataaactattttaaaaagatgatctgtattatattttttcaattttagtcTGTTCATCTAACATTGCAATGTTTGTATTTAGTGTCTCATTattctctttaatttttatctactCCCTTTGCATCTCTTTATTTCTCGcttatttatcataattttttttagattgtTTATATCATTTtgcttcaattttatttttgaaaatggaCTCATTAGTTTCTTTTAAACCCATTTATACCAtctaattcatttttatttgtctacacaatttaaattatttcttcatttattaaaCAATATCCTAGGTTGTTAAAAATGCATCACTTTCTCTTTAATATTAAATCAAAAGAATGAAACAACACATGTTTTCTTTCATTATACTTCGTTCGTTTctatttacttgcaacatttgcttTTTTTACGCATGccaatgtactaattcaatccttaatatttctaattatgtataacaaaattttaaaaaatttaatattaataatctttgcaatgagacgaaacaaacaaaatctcacttgactatgttttaacttatagattaaaaactaatcataaattaagagtgataaataaatagtggcATTTTTTATAATGTTGTAACCAATATGAAACGAAGGAATTAAGTATCTTAAAATGATGATATATACAGCCCTAAAAGCtgtatataagaaaaatattttattttatttatataatttaatattattttttgctttgaaaacatagaaattttattatactttattagtttaataatttttttgaaaaattaaaataattatataaaatattaattatttttcaaaatctaGATTAGATTatctttaaaaagaaaataaaattactaatgataaagaaaatttgttaaattttatatataacataGCAGTGTAAATATCATTTTCCTATTTTCTTTTGTAATTATAAtcacattatttaataatttaataatttaataatttagtgGGTGTTATATCTCAATAGACTCTTATGTCAATTAATGATGCAAGACATCTGACCGAAATTGTCAATTTTTGTGGGCTAAATAAATATTGATTTGTAACCACCCAAAATGACAATACAAAATTTGGGTGAATACCGACTAAAAAGAGGTTTGAGGTCAGAAGTTGAGAAGCAagataataatatcaaaaatgATGGTAATGGTAGTAACACAAGGATCCGAGACTTCTGGGATCAGAAACTACTCTTTCTTCAGTTTCTGATCTCAGATTCTCGCTGAAATTCGATATGGTTTTGCTTTCTTTAATGGCGTCTACTCATAATCATCCTGGACTTGTATTTTATCATGAACAACCCATTTCCAGATCCTATAAGGTTTGCCCTACatcttttaatttcttatttattgtttgcatttcagttgttgaatCAATTTGTTCTTTCTGCTGAATTTGAATTTTAGTTGTTAAACCAATTCGCGTTTACATTTCTAGAGTGTGAACTTATGAATTCTTTTGTTGATTTAAATCGTTGTAGTCAAGGGTTTGGAGCCATGTGCAAATTCAGGAGTCTCTATTGtagattatttatattttgatatgatttttatataatGGTCACCATCGTCATCATTCCTAGTATGTCTCGATCATAGAAGATATAATTGGGGTTTGAGGAGGGTTAGATTGGTGTCTATATAGACCAGTGTACCATAATTCGCCTATTTGATTCACGattctctcaaaataaagtagcccaaaatcGATCATTCCTAGTATGTCCCGATCATAGAAGATATAATTGGGGTTTGAGGAGGGTTAGATGGGTGACTATATAGACCAGTGCAGCATAATTCGCCTATTCAATTCACGattctctcaaaataaagtagCCGAAAATCGATCATCTCTAGTATATCCCGATCATAGAAGATATAATTGGGGTTTGAGGAGGGTTAGATGGGTGACTATATAGACTAGTGTAGCATAATTCGCCGATTCAATTTGTGATTCGCTTAAAATCAAGTAGGCCCAAAATCGACCAAAATTCGCCTTTCAATTCGTAATAAGCTCAAAATAAAGTAGCCGAAAATCGACCAAAATTCGCCTTTACGATTCGCGATTCGCGTGGAGATTAATGAATTATGTGACAGTGCgacaaataatttatataatggtGTCCTTgttagaaaatgaaaaaaatattgaaatatttaaaagttaattattttaaaccatttttcattaaattttaactaGTTATTGAAACTATAGGATTGTGGATTTGTTTTATAGTTTCATAAATGATAAAATCATGTTTAAGGCTGTACATATTCAAGTTCATAAGTGCAATTCCATTCTTTATGGAATGACCCTTGGGCAGTTAGCTTTGCTTGAATGTTGcttttgaataaaaattagttttgcACCCTTTCAATGCACTCGTGGTGTAAAGAAACTTTCAAGCAGTACTCTGTCCGttcttttttaagttttttgtttggtttttacactatttcaatcatttttaatttctattttactcTTACTCTAAATaatagttaagtgagatcttgtttgatttgatacCAAGGAGATGTGTCTTGGTGCACGTTGTTTGTCGATGTTGTTTTGGTTGATGAGACCAGGGAAGGGGTAAATTCTAAGTCATAATTATTTTAGACAAGAGTTGGAGTTACAAGGTTTCAAATTAAGTTGAAGTAAGACATATTGCATGGATTGTAACTTTAGTACAACTAGATAACGAGAAACACTATAAAGCTATAAGAGAAAGGAATAGCTCTAAGTGGATGTTTTAAATACCTTGGGTCCATATTTCAGAATAGTGGGGACATCTAACAAAATGCGTCTTTAGAATTAAGTGTGAGTGGCAAAAATGAAGAGTAACTATAGGGATATTATGTGATTGATGGTGTGCCCTTACAACTAAAGAGCAAGTTTAATCGAACGACCATTAAATCAGTGCTACTATATGGATTAAAATGTTGGGCTTTTAGAAAGGATCATTATAGGAAGATGGGAGTAGAGTAAATGCAAATGCTTTGATGGATAAGTGAGCATATCTTGAAGGTTAGAATTCGAAACGAAGATATAAGAAAAAGTGTAGGTTATAAGTATTGAagaaaagatgaaagagaatcgTTTAAGATGGTTTGAACATATGCAAAGACGTGCATTAGTGAACCGGtaaggaagatagaaagttgAAGCTCAGGAGACTTAAAAAGAGGGCGAGGAATATCGGAGATGACTTGGAGGACATGAGTGGATAATGATATAAAGGATCTAGACTTATGAATTGAGATGGTAGGAAtcaaaatgaatggagaaggATAATCCATGTGGTCGACAATTGAAattgatatattggttcatgtagccatCTCCAATATTTTGGGATTAAAGGCTCTGTCAATGTTGTGATTACTGTCTAGTTTTATTGTTGTAGGTAAATTAGATAAAACTTGAATAAATGTATTGACATGTATGCTAAATTGAATGGGACACTTAGGGGAGTTAGGGTGGAATAGACTAAATGAGGGAATACATGAATAACAACTTATGTGGTACCTGATAATATCATTTGTAGTTGTGTGTTGGAGGTCACAAGTTTAAATCTTATGTTGGTTATACTATAGGAGTATATAGTAATGATACTGATGCTTTTGAATTGCCTTACGTTTGTCTTTTACAGGGAGGGTTATAGTTGGGATTGCAGCTATTTAATCTTCCATCAAACTATGTTTTTACAAATGGAAAGTTAAGTTGCTTTGTCTCATGTGCAGGATTTTTCTCAACATTTACCAACTTCTGGATCCAGGCAAGAGCTAAcaagatcaaataatttttctttgatGCCATACGAGCAGGATAATCTGTTTAAATCAATGAATGGGGTTTATAGACTCAGTCAGTTTGCAGGGGCTGCTCCTATCAAACGAATGCCTCTGCCCAGTGATGTGCGAGGTTTGCCTACTGTCGAATTTTCTATAACGTTCATGGGGTGTGACTATGAGTTTCTGAAGAGTCCTTTTCGTAGCCTATGTTTTGTTTATGCATCTAATGCCTTGTGGTGATTTCTGATTTTGGGTGACACATTTTAACAAAACAGAAGTAAAGAAGGGACTGAAAGTTCGTTGTGTATGACACTAGATTGGAGATGTGGATGATAGCTATTACAGTACTTCGTTATCCTAAACAATACTACTAGCTACATAACCTGCCACTTGTAAGTAGGTCATTGTAATTTGTATGGAAATTGAAAAGTGTCTTTCTTGCATTTGAGAATTCCGTGGAGACATTTCTGTTCTGAGAATTGGATCTAGAAATGCTTGAAGGGGATATACAGTGACCTTGAGTGTGATAGCTGTTAGCTGTAGATGGCATCTTGGTCATCTATCTTTAAATGTACAAGCAGAAATCAAGATAAAAAATAAGATCCTTTTGCACATTTAATTACAGTAAAACAAGAGTCTCTTCTTAAACTGTCCACTTTTAAATTGGAAAACACTTTGAAAAGACACTCCTTTTAAATTCCTGGCCAACACCAGTAGTAAGAAAGAGGTGTCCTTCAATcttaacttttaatattttttgttggaCACTTAAGATGGTCTTTAGTCAGAATCATATCTTACAAATACCCTCAAATTATGGCCTCGCAAGCCACCGTAACTGGAAAACGAAGTGATACAGTCAGTGATCTGCGTTTAGATTAAAAGCTTTGCCCTTCGATTTAAAGCTTTCTCAGTATGTTTCACTTTGTTGGCTGGAAAATCATATATTTGTCATTTGCTTGATTTCCATGACCAATGCCACACACAACAAACTGATTTATTTGTTGAGAGTTATTAACTGCGATTGAATTGTGAATACATATATGGATGCCTGTTATGAACAAAATTAAACTGATAGCTATAAACTTGAGGTAATATATCTGATAAGTTTGTTACATGATCGGGAAAAATGCCTAAAATGGAAAGCATCTCAATTGTCGAAAACAGATTCTGTTATGTACGGTGTTGTAGAAtacatgacatttataattgTGTTTACATGGTATTGTTGCAGATAAGCAAACAGATCATATCGTCTTCAGCTATGGTATTGATGAACTGTGGTCAAAGCATAAACAGTTGTTAGAGTTTATGATGTCTGATTCAAATGGGTTCGAAAAGGAATATCTGGAATCTATGTTTCCTGATTTGGTGGACATTAAAGCAACAGCTGCTAATATGCACCTGCTGCACCTGGCTAGTAATGATTTTGAGTCGAAGAATATATCTGGACCAAATACACATCTGCTTCACCCAAGTGGGAGCTATTATGATTTGGAGGCGAACTCTGATTTGGTTCACGATCTTCCTTGTCCAACAATATCTGACTTGAAACTTCCAATTGTGGATAGTATGATTGATGTGAAGGATATGGTTTCTGTTTTAGAAGAGTTTAAAGTGAAGGATTCAGCATGGAGGAAGCAGGTGCTTGTGCCTAATTTTGGATGGTATGTATTTCATCGTTTTCAAATCTTTtgctcttttattattttgtgctACATGTTTTCAAAGATCCATTTGGTGCCAATGGTTGGTAAAATACTAATATGCGCTCAGTTACAGTAGTAATTGTAAATGCTTAACAACTTTTCTATGTAAGCCACCTAATTGTTAGCTTATGTATTTGGAACATGAAGGTCCCATGTACTTGCGCTTTTGATCTAACAATCAACACTGCCatcatttttcttttccaatcaagttactttaatttttttcatagaTTCTTTTAGAATAAAATGGGTTTTCAACTTAGAAATTATCCTAATTCCAACACTGGTTGCTGGTATTATTGTTTTCATGTTGAAAttgtttt
The sequence above is drawn from the Amaranthus tricolor cultivar Red isolate AtriRed21 chromosome 5, ASM2621246v1, whole genome shotgun sequence genome and encodes:
- the LOC130813629 gene encoding uncharacterized protein LOC130813629; amino-acid sequence: MSSSSGCSRAIGNSQHCRCYCGLRIAIMRSWTPKNPGRRFMACKLYDIESGRRGCSFFRWIDADQVKWQRVTINELVEVKKELMNELIVLRSRLSRSVYDKSDGTVFKMMD
- the LOC130814025 gene encoding uncharacterized protein LOC130814025, whose translation is MVLLSLMASTHNHPGLVFYHEQPISRSYKDFSQHLPTSGSRQELTRSNNFSLMPYEQDNLFKSMNGVYRLSQFAGAAPIKRMPLPSDVRDKQTDHIVFSYGIDELWSKHKQLLEFMMSDSNGFEKEYLESMFPDLVDIKATAANMHLLHLASNDFESKNISGPNTHLLHPSGSYYDLEANSDLVHDLPCPTISDLKLPIVDSMIDVKDMVSVLEEFKVKDSAWRKQVLVPNFGWSATIDLQDELLKVESRIAAPLKSPEKVKRKQSSRRKNKRGAGDRDPYKTNSFQACELLLSLMMDKSRNQKSLTNSIKKAGPALPLLLTQFSASITGTGLAVIFTILYKMACGSITLCTSNLLTSGLGVGLFWLSCSVNKLRDTVVYIGKNSAKAELGNEVMMKVDKSVNDIFIRTATLMVVFMLRLA